The following nucleotide sequence is from uncultured Draconibacterium sp..
CTGTTCTGTGCCGGAGCATTAATTTATTCGTGTAACGACACCTTTGTAGGCGACGAAAACGCTGATGATACCATTGAACTTAAATCCGCGTCATCATCGAAAAACAGTTACATAGTTGTACTGAACGATGCCGACCTAACGGCAGAATTAGCACAGTTAAAAGGTTACGAGAAGAAACAATATGCTGTAAAAGCCAAGTCTGCAAAAATATTGGAACGTGCCGGTATTACCGATGGTGAAATTGGCCACGTTTACGGCACTGCATTAAAAGGATTCTCGGTAAAAATAGCTCCCGGACAATTAAAGAAACTCGAAAATGATGCTTCGGTGGCTTACATTGAGCCAGACAAAGTAATTGCATTGGCACCACCTCCCGGAAAAGGGCCTAATAGTGGTGGTGGCGACACAGGAGGCGGAACTACAACCCAGGAAACACCCTGGGGGATTGCCCGTGTTGGCGGAGCTGCCAACGGAAGCGGAAAAGTTGCCTGGATAATTGATTCGGGAATTGACCTGGATCATCCGGATTTGAATGTAGACAAAAATAGAAGTGAGACGTTTTTGGGTGGAAAATCAACTCCTGATGACCAAAACGGACATGGGACACATGTTGCCGGCACTATTGCTGCAATTGATAATTCAGAAGGTGTTGTGGGCGTTGCAGCCGGAGCAACGGTTGTTGCGGTTCGCGTTCTCGACCGTCGTGGAAGCGGTACAGTTTCAGGAGTTGTCGCCGGAGTAAATTATGTAGCCGCTAATGCCTCGTCAGG
It contains:
- a CDS encoding S8 family serine peptidase; this encodes MKKLQLKILALFCAGALIYSCNDTFVGDENADDTIELKSASSSKNSYIVVLNDADLTAELAQLKGYEKKQYAVKAKSAKILERAGITDGEIGHVYGTALKGFSVKIAPGQLKKLENDASVAYIEPDKVIALAPPPGKGPNSGGGDTGGGTTTQETPWGIARVGGAANGSGKVAWIIDSGIDLDHPDLNVDKNRSETFLGGKSTPDDQNGHGTHVAGTIAAIDNSEGVVGVAAGATVVAVRVLDRRGSGTVSGVVAGVNYVAANASSGDVANMSLGGGVSTTLDNAVLAASSSCTFVLAAGNESDDANNHSPARVGDESTKVYTISACDSNDNWAYFSNYGSAVDYCAPGYRIKSTWKHGGYNTISGTSMAAPHAAGVLLLGSAKTSGYVSGDPDGNADPIIHW